One stretch of Hemibagrus wyckioides isolate EC202008001 linkage group LG01, SWU_Hwy_1.0, whole genome shotgun sequence DNA includes these proteins:
- the LOC131360404 gene encoding uncharacterized protein LOC131360404 yields MASQGKRLHIVTWNTQGIRSPSQKFSNVLSCLNDLQADVVFIQETRVGTKNYRMLTDVRDWKIYFTVNNSSSKGVAILINNNVPFNYICHDEDCSGGYIVLFCHLYGELYTLVSVYKHKADRTVLGRLKEYLMEAAEGVLVVGGDFNTVLHPSFDRSPSDSNHSAFRSILEDFTVSLNLRDTWSYLRFADEGFTRHQNDSHSRLDMFFMRSDTMRLVCGIRVEDNEISDHNPVVLVLEVQEQTESKFPKVALLLKTATHTGIRKPNRISGKISGAEILSAIKTLSDLEEQRPNRRQVEHIKSHPCSVTEILKIKYNNMLKTKCVSEAFKEYHLSRGRHIFNVEYLIISQVLAKRLSAYIFPCSIQKQETILDKFLTVTCDKGTQKIKSSFLETSLRLENEWKEKLRHSEPPAKFHILECLLPVDQGSSGKLLLPECPLTNTILNLALNKLDHILNDEMECRSSVCFQRQALLIHAHQSKKKQVVSLVEKFQEDSGIIFHKIFHIEY; encoded by the coding sequence ATGGCATCACAAGGAAAACGTCTCCATATTGTCACATGGAACACTCAGGGTATAAGAAGCCCATCCCAAAAGTTTTCAAATGTGTTGAGCTGTCTCAATGATCTTCAGGCTGATGTTGTCTTTATACAAGAGACACGTGTTGGGACAAAAAATTACCGAATGTTGACAGATGTTAGAGATTGGAAAATCTATTTCACTGTAAACAACTCCTCCAGCAAAGGAGTCGCAATACTGATAAACAACAATGTACCTTTTAATTACAtatgccatgatgaggattGTAGTGGAGGTTACATTGTGCTGTTCTGTCACCTGTATGGTGAACTCTACACACTTGTCAGTGTGTACAAACATAAGGCAGATAGAACTGTCTTGGGTAGACTGAAAGAGTATTTGATGGAAGCAGCTGAGGGTGTGCTAGTGGTTGGAGGAGATTTCAACACAGTTTTACATCCCAGCTTTGATCGGAGTCCTTCAGACTCGAACCATTCAGCATTTAGATCTATTTTAGAAGACTTTACTGTTTCTCTGAATCTAAGAGACACCTGGTCATACTTGCGCTTTGCTGATGAGGGTTTTACACGCCATCAAAATGACAGTCACTCTAGACTAGACATGTTTTTCATGCGCAGTGACACAATGAGACTAGTGTGTGGTATCAGAGTGGAAGACAACGAAATTTCTGATCATAATCCAGTTGTCCTGGTTCTTGAAGTGCAAGAACAGACAGAAAGTAAATTTCCAAAAGTGGCCTTACTTTTAAAAACAGCAACACATACAGGTATCAGAAAACCCAACAGGATATCAGGGAAGATCAGTGGGGCAGAAATACTGAGTGCCATCAAGACTTTGTCTGACTTAGAAGAGCAAAGACCTAATCGAAGACAAGTGGAGCACATCAAAAGTCATCCATGTTCAGTGACAGAAATTCTAAAGATAAAGTACAACAacatgttaaaaacaaaatgtgtcTCTGAAGCTTTTAAAGAATATCATCTTTCACGAGGCAGACACATCTTCAACGTGGAATATTTGATAATCTCTCAAGTTTTAGCGAAACGTCTTAGTGCATACATTTTCCCCTGTTCTATACAAAAGCAAGAAACAATTCTTGATAAATTTCTCACTGTGACATGTGACAAAGGCACACAAAAAATCAAGTCATCTTTCTTAGAGACAAGCCTCAGACTTGAAAATGAATGGAAAGAGAAACTGAGACATTCTGAGCCCCCAGCAAAGTTCCATATTCTAGAATGTCTCCTTCCAGTAGACCAAGGCTCTTCTGGGAAACTTTTGCTGCCTGAATGTCCGCTCACCAACACTATCCTTAATTTGGCTCTGAATAAACTAGATCACATTCTCAATGACGAGATGGAATGCAGGAGCAGTGTTTGTTTTCAGAGGCAGGCTCTGCTGATACATGCACACCAGAGCAAAAAGAAGCAAGTTGTTTCGCTAGTAGAGAAATTCCAGGAAGATTCTGGAATTatatttcataaaatatttcacatagagTATTAA